Proteins encoded in a region of the Leifsonia sp. PS1209 genome:
- a CDS encoding alpha/beta hydrolase, translating into MTMQEEGTAGDEADEREGSVPDGARELTTPDGRTVRFFDSGASGAGATVLWHHGTPQTGAIIAPIAAAAEAAGLRVVSVARPGYPGSTERPDRSVADAAADALLVLDELGIDRFATVGASGGGPHALACAALAPDRVSAVATIASLAPRWESDDWFAGMASPDALLTAVLGRDARLRHAEHAEFDESSFTDRDWAALSADWAPLGADAQAGAAEGPAGESDDDVAYVSDWGFDPADITAPALLVHGRADRVVPVAHTLALLESIPNANLLLRPRDGHVSVLATLPLVFAWAAAPV; encoded by the coding sequence ATGACCATGCAGGAGGAAGGCACCGCCGGCGACGAGGCCGACGAGCGCGAGGGGTCCGTGCCGGACGGCGCGCGCGAACTCACCACACCGGACGGCCGCACCGTCCGCTTCTTCGACTCGGGAGCATCCGGGGCGGGCGCGACGGTGCTCTGGCATCACGGCACCCCGCAGACCGGCGCGATCATCGCGCCCATCGCCGCCGCCGCGGAAGCCGCCGGTCTCCGCGTCGTCTCCGTCGCCCGGCCCGGCTACCCGGGCTCGACCGAACGGCCGGACCGCAGCGTCGCCGACGCTGCGGCAGACGCCCTCCTGGTGCTCGACGAACTGGGCATCGACCGGTTCGCGACGGTCGGCGCATCCGGTGGCGGCCCGCACGCGCTCGCCTGCGCGGCCCTGGCACCGGACAGGGTCAGCGCGGTGGCCACGATCGCCTCGCTCGCCCCGCGCTGGGAGTCCGACGACTGGTTCGCCGGGATGGCCTCCCCCGACGCACTCCTCACCGCTGTGCTCGGCCGGGATGCGCGCCTCCGCCACGCGGAGCACGCCGAGTTCGACGAGTCCTCCTTCACCGACCGCGACTGGGCGGCACTCTCCGCCGACTGGGCGCCGCTCGGCGCAGACGCGCAGGCCGGAGCAGCGGAGGGACCGGCCGGCGAATCCGACGACGACGTCGCCTATGTGTCCGACTGGGGCTTCGACCCGGCGGACATCACCGCGCCCGCCCTCCTCGTGCACGGCAGGGCCGACCGCGTCGTCCCCGTCGCCCACACGCTCGCCCTGCTGGAGAGCATCCCGAACGCCAACCTTCTGCTGCGCCCACGCGACGGGCACGTGTCGGTGCTTGCGACGCTGCCGCTGGTGTTCGCGTGGGCGGCTGCGCCGGTGTGA
- a CDS encoding MFS transporter: protein MTASFTGTSRSDVRRLIAPLALAQFICSFAGSNMNVMISDISRDLDTTVQGVQISITLFLLTMAALMIPAGKLTDKIGRKRCFTLGLIVYGAGALVSAASPGLWALILGNSILEGVGTALLIPPVYILTTVYLSDIPTRAWAFGVISGLGGIGAAAGPLIGGLITTAISWRAAFLFQALIIVVILLLSRRLTDPIPADPKRPFDVVGAVLSALGLFVLVLGILAADNSVPLMVTLIVAGIVILVLFFWWVRRREHAGKEALLSTSLFRNRLSNIALVTQNVQWVLLMGTSFTVSAYLQVVRGYSAIATGVLFTAATVGLLLTSLVAGRLARRFSQRSLILTGFVLCVPGIVLLIWLVAVTTTDWAFVPGLFLIGAGLGLMLTPSVNVVQSAFPEEAQGEISGLSRSVSNLGSTLGTAIAGTILIANVAAGSAAYGSAMAVLAVLGLGGLVAALLLPRDASARHPAPGIRAAT, encoded by the coding sequence ATGACCGCATCCTTCACCGGCACGTCCCGTTCCGACGTGCGACGGCTCATCGCGCCCCTGGCTCTCGCGCAGTTCATCTGCAGCTTCGCCGGGTCGAACATGAACGTGATGATCAGCGACATCTCCCGCGATCTGGACACGACGGTGCAGGGCGTTCAGATCAGCATCACGCTGTTCCTGCTGACGATGGCGGCGCTGATGATCCCCGCCGGGAAGCTCACGGACAAGATCGGCAGGAAGCGCTGCTTCACGCTGGGACTCATCGTCTACGGCGCCGGTGCGCTCGTGAGTGCCGCATCGCCGGGGCTGTGGGCGCTGATCCTCGGCAACAGCATCCTGGAGGGCGTCGGCACCGCCCTGCTGATCCCTCCCGTCTACATCCTCACCACGGTCTACCTGTCGGACATCCCGACGCGGGCGTGGGCGTTCGGCGTGATCAGCGGCTTGGGCGGCATCGGGGCCGCGGCAGGTCCGCTGATCGGCGGGCTGATCACCACCGCGATCAGCTGGCGTGCCGCCTTCCTCTTCCAGGCGCTCATCATCGTGGTCATCCTGCTGCTGAGCAGGAGACTGACCGACCCCATCCCGGCCGATCCGAAGCGGCCGTTCGACGTGGTCGGGGCCGTGCTCTCCGCGCTCGGCCTGTTCGTGCTCGTGCTCGGCATCCTCGCTGCCGACAACAGCGTGCCGCTGATGGTGACGCTCATCGTCGCCGGGATCGTGATCCTGGTGCTGTTCTTCTGGTGGGTGCGGCGCCGCGAGCACGCAGGGAAGGAAGCGCTGCTGTCGACCTCGCTGTTCCGCAACCGCCTGTCGAACATCGCCCTCGTCACCCAGAACGTGCAGTGGGTGCTGCTGATGGGCACGTCCTTCACGGTGTCGGCGTACCTGCAGGTGGTCCGCGGCTACAGCGCCATTGCGACCGGGGTGCTGTTCACCGCCGCGACGGTCGGGCTGCTCCTCACCTCCCTGGTCGCGGGCAGGCTGGCTCGGCGGTTCTCGCAGCGGAGCCTCATCCTGACCGGCTTCGTGCTCTGCGTCCCCGGCATCGTGCTGCTGATCTGGCTCGTCGCGGTCACGACGACCGACTGGGCGTTCGTGCCCGGTCTCTTCCTCATCGGGGCCGGCCTCGGCCTGATGCTGACACCGTCGGTGAACGTGGTCCAGTCCGCCTTCCCGGAGGAGGCGCAGGGCGAGATCTCCGGACTGTCCCGCAGCGTCTCGAACCTCGGCTCCACCCTCGGCACGGCCATCGCCGGCACCATCCTGATCGCCAACGTCGCCGCGGGCTCTGCGGCATACGGCTCGGCGATGGCGGTGCTCGCCGTCCTCGGACTCGGCGGACTCGTCGCCGCGCTGCTGCTGCCCAGGGATGCGAGCGCTCGGCATCCCGCACCGGGCATCCGGGCGGCGACGTGA
- a CDS encoding glycoside hydrolase family 15 protein — protein sequence MTETPRHAFPDIAEHGLIGDLQSVALVCTDGTIDWFCAPRFDSPAVFASLLDREKGGYFRIHAVDDDVRVKQMYFPQTAVLITRFMSASGVAEVIDFMPLADDPTVATDERRILRGIRVVRGEVSFRLECRPRFDFGRRAHTASTSPERVDFDDGQAGAALLGLGDDTPDAAALAAGDVVLEFTMSAGQLRLFAFHTAPGDDADGLTTQHGQELFRQTVEFWRDWLRVSTYTGRWREAVERSAMVLKLLQYAPSGGLVAAPTAALPEQLGGVRNWDYRYTWIRDGSFSVYSLLALGYTDEAVAFALWVADRVAEQAGEASGPLKIMYRIDGSSDLQELELDGFEGYEGSRPVNVGNGAADQLQLDIYGEAFDALFVTEKYRRIGHPGWAKLRTVLDWLAENWDQPDEGVWETRGGRKDFTYGRIMCWVAFDRAISIARERGLPAPLETWIGARDAIYEQVFTHCWNPDRKAFVQYPGTDVVDAITLLMPLVGMISPHDPMWLSTLDAIGDELVTDSLVYRYNPAASPDGLPGEEGTFSLCSFFYVIALADADRIEEAQYAFEKMLTYGNHVGLFAEEIDPAGRQLGNFPQAFTHLALIRAAIVLDAALTRQESRRQRP from the coding sequence ATGACGGAGACACCGAGACATGCATTCCCCGATATCGCAGAGCACGGACTGATCGGCGACCTGCAATCCGTGGCACTGGTGTGCACGGACGGGACCATCGACTGGTTCTGCGCCCCGCGCTTCGACTCTCCAGCGGTGTTCGCATCGCTTCTGGACAGGGAAAAGGGCGGATACTTCCGCATCCACGCCGTCGACGACGACGTGCGAGTGAAGCAGATGTACTTCCCGCAGACGGCCGTGCTGATCACCCGGTTCATGAGCGCATCCGGTGTCGCCGAGGTGATCGACTTCATGCCGCTGGCCGACGACCCCACCGTCGCCACCGACGAGCGCCGCATCCTGCGCGGCATCCGCGTGGTCAGGGGCGAGGTGAGCTTCCGGCTCGAGTGCCGCCCGCGGTTCGACTTCGGGCGGAGGGCGCACACCGCATCCACCAGTCCCGAGCGGGTGGACTTCGACGACGGGCAAGCGGGAGCCGCCCTGCTCGGGCTCGGCGACGACACTCCGGATGCTGCGGCGCTCGCCGCGGGGGACGTCGTGCTGGAGTTCACGATGTCGGCGGGGCAGCTGCGGCTGTTCGCGTTCCACACCGCCCCGGGCGACGACGCGGACGGACTCACCACGCAGCACGGGCAGGAACTGTTCCGGCAGACCGTGGAGTTCTGGCGAGACTGGCTGCGGGTGAGCACGTACACCGGCAGGTGGCGGGAGGCGGTGGAGCGCTCGGCGATGGTGCTCAAGCTGTTGCAGTACGCGCCGAGCGGCGGCCTGGTCGCCGCCCCGACCGCCGCGCTTCCCGAGCAGCTCGGCGGCGTGCGCAACTGGGACTACCGGTACACCTGGATCCGGGACGGTTCGTTCTCGGTCTACTCGCTGCTCGCGCTCGGGTACACCGACGAGGCCGTCGCGTTCGCGCTGTGGGTCGCGGACCGGGTCGCCGAGCAGGCGGGGGAGGCCTCCGGCCCGCTCAAGATCATGTACAGGATCGACGGCTCCTCCGACCTGCAGGAGCTGGAGCTCGACGGCTTCGAGGGCTACGAGGGCTCCCGGCCGGTCAACGTCGGCAACGGCGCGGCCGACCAGTTGCAGCTCGACATCTACGGCGAGGCGTTCGACGCTCTGTTCGTCACCGAGAAGTACCGCCGTATCGGGCATCCTGGTTGGGCCAAGCTGCGCACGGTGCTCGACTGGCTGGCCGAGAACTGGGACCAGCCGGACGAGGGCGTCTGGGAGACCAGGGGAGGCCGCAAGGACTTCACCTACGGGCGCATCATGTGCTGGGTGGCGTTCGACCGGGCGATCAGCATCGCCAGGGAGCGCGGCCTTCCCGCTCCGCTGGAGACCTGGATCGGCGCCCGCGACGCCATCTACGAGCAGGTCTTCACCCACTGCTGGAACCCGGATCGGAAGGCGTTCGTGCAGTATCCGGGCACGGACGTGGTGGACGCGATCACCCTGCTGATGCCGCTGGTCGGCATGATCTCCCCGCACGACCCGATGTGGCTCTCCACCCTCGACGCGATCGGCGACGAGCTGGTCACCGACAGCCTGGTCTACCGCTACAACCCAGCGGCATCGCCGGACGGGCTGCCCGGGGAGGAGGGAACGTTCTCGCTCTGCTCGTTCTTCTACGTGATCGCCCTGGCGGACGCCGACCGCATCGAGGAGGCCCAGTACGCGTTCGAGAAGATGCTCACCTACGGCAACCACGTCGGGCTGTTCGCGGAGGAGATCGACCCGGCCGGGAGGCAGCTGGGCAACTTCCCGCAGGCGTTCACCCACCTGGCGCTGATCCGCGCGGCAATCGTGCTGGATGCGGCGCTCACCCGGCAGGAGTCGCGGCGCCAGCGCCCGTGA
- a CDS encoding adenosine deaminase — translation MTDLASDSALFALPKAELHLHIEGTLEPDLVFELAGKNGVSLPYSSVDELAALYEFDDLQSFLNLYYATMDVLRTENDFAELTRRYLTTAAAQGVRHVELFFDPQAHTARDVRIETVIDGISGALEEAERDLGITGGIILSFLRDQPVESADQILNAGLSRRENLIGVGLDSAEVGYPPSLFQDVFSAARDAGLHVVAHAGEEGPASYIREALDLLGAERIDHGIRAVDDPELVARLAEERIALTMCPLSNLRLRTVATLDEHPLLRLDAAGAPVTINSDDPAYFGGYIGDNFVAVRDALGVTSEQAERFARTSIEASFASDDRKQELLDDVDAWRG, via the coding sequence ATGACCGATCTTGCCTCCGACTCCGCTCTGTTCGCCCTGCCGAAGGCCGAGCTGCACCTCCACATCGAGGGCACGCTCGAACCGGACCTCGTCTTCGAACTGGCGGGCAAGAACGGCGTCTCGCTCCCGTACTCGTCGGTGGACGAGCTGGCAGCGCTCTACGAGTTCGACGACCTGCAGTCGTTCCTCAACCTCTACTACGCGACGATGGATGTGCTCCGCACCGAGAACGACTTCGCCGAGCTCACCAGGCGCTATCTGACCACCGCCGCAGCGCAGGGCGTCCGCCACGTCGAGCTGTTCTTCGACCCGCAGGCGCACACCGCGCGCGACGTGCGCATCGAGACCGTCATCGACGGCATCTCCGGCGCGCTGGAGGAGGCCGAGCGCGACCTCGGGATCACCGGCGGCATCATCCTCAGCTTCCTGCGCGACCAGCCGGTCGAGTCCGCCGACCAGATCCTCAACGCCGGCCTCAGCCGCCGCGAGAACCTGATCGGCGTCGGCCTCGACTCCGCCGAGGTCGGCTATCCGCCGTCGCTGTTCCAGGACGTCTTCTCCGCAGCGCGGGATGCCGGCCTGCACGTCGTCGCGCACGCCGGGGAGGAGGGTCCGGCGTCGTACATCCGCGAGGCGCTCGACCTGCTCGGCGCCGAGCGCATCGACCACGGCATCCGTGCCGTCGACGACCCGGAGCTGGTCGCACGCCTCGCCGAGGAGCGGATCGCGCTGACCATGTGCCCGCTGTCCAACCTGCGGTTGCGCACGGTCGCGACGCTGGACGAGCATCCACTGCTCCGGCTGGATGCGGCAGGGGCGCCCGTCACGATCAACTCGGACGACCCGGCATACTTCGGCGGATACATCGGAGACAACTTCGTGGCCGTCCGGGATGCGCTCGGCGTCACGAGCGAGCAGGCCGAGCGCTTCGCGCGCACCTCCATCGAGGCGTCGTTCGCGTCGGACGACCGCAAGCAGGAGCTGCTCGACGACGTGGACGCCTGGCGCGGCTGA
- a CDS encoding DUF2809 domain-containing protein, with translation MSTSSLSRRGRRSRRARLAVAAACILVAGLAVHAFADGPVGGFAGDALYAALIAVIVAFAVPRAARWVAPVVALAFCWAIEVLQLTPLPRAIEVAVPGSYFVFGSTFQWIDLVAYAVGVAVVAAVSRPAAGSSRDARTTPSGGAPERRPPEGTPSR, from the coding sequence ATGAGCACGAGTAGCCTGTCCCGCCGCGGCAGACGATCCCGCCGCGCCCGACTGGCCGTCGCGGCCGCGTGCATCCTGGTTGCCGGGCTCGCCGTGCACGCTTTCGCGGACGGTCCGGTCGGCGGGTTCGCCGGGGACGCCCTCTACGCCGCCCTCATCGCGGTGATCGTGGCGTTCGCCGTTCCGCGGGCGGCCCGGTGGGTGGCTCCGGTCGTGGCGCTGGCGTTCTGCTGGGCGATCGAGGTGCTCCAGCTCACGCCGCTGCCGCGCGCGATCGAGGTGGCGGTGCCCGGCAGCTACTTCGTCTTCGGGTCGACCTTTCAGTGGATCGACCTTGTCGCGTACGCGGTGGGCGTCGCCGTGGTCGCCGCGGTCAGCCGACCTGCAGCAGGATCTTCCCGAGATGCGCGGACGACTCCATCCGGCGGTGCGCCTGAGCGGCGTCCTCCAGAGGGAACACCGAGTCGATGA